The proteins below are encoded in one region of Paramisgurnus dabryanus chromosome 2, PD_genome_1.1, whole genome shotgun sequence:
- the pkp3b gene encoding plakophilin-3 isoform X3 — protein sequence MKGKSSRSPSTSVTTYAVPSDDQLAGDRLSKVKRVQQQVQQRMAEKATLSRQSTSHFTSTELNGSPTSRYQTKGQGFSSKSLVYNGNRTIATPRVSQYAEDFSSRSAVEMGTRHRISHGTPVPAVVGRPYMSQDNAHPGGSYASQMHTMESRTMNRTEHEAALMGGHTLQRQPSPVGTWVQSYVRSSSPKTVHRQRNLSETMAQEGLSRGWGESEFAHQYSYKGPSHRTINRINNRQVQQQPQRLSGNSMQWHQMSTGGSTMMGAGQYQGTIKRAGSVHSMKSVGRGVDVCDAMADGMTDTLGGIHNLDMTTAVSYITSTDVSMQMLGAAYIQHQCYHSNEAKNMVRNLKGIPALVQLFSSENQEVQRYATGATRNLIYESMNNKTVLIESGGISKLIGALREPDDELRKNITGILWNLSSKDSLKERLARESLSELTERVLIPLSGGGDAGVIQQSMSEADIFYNTTGCLRNLSSVNERTRQQMRETRGLVDSLVGYIRNSLEEGNTEDKGVENCVCVLRNLSYQLYTEIPASVQMRLEGPNRAQNTQHGDPISCFTPQSKKAKDQMNQDLSTFSEVARVPKGAEWLWHPQIVALYSRILHVCETNTCTREGAAGALQNITAGESRWATVLSRVALEHERMLPVILDQLRNPTDAEFRSLTGLLRNLSRHCKNKADMATKVVNILVNKLPSDGHQKEPSSDVVVNICGILNNLVTETSVAARDITCFDGLPKLVSIKTSHDNSPGKLRAARAASTLLCNMFQYSKLHRDYKQKGFTRRDFKDTAV from the exons ATGAAAGGAAAGAGTTCAAGATCT CCCAGCACATCGGTCACCACATATGCGGTCCCGTCCGATGACCAGCTGGCGGGGGACCGACTCTCCAAAGTGAAGCGGGTCCAGCAGCAGGTCCAGCAGCGCATGGCGGAGAAAGCAACGTTATCCCGACAGAGCACGTCTCACTTTACCTCAACAG AATTGAATGGCTCACCCACCTCAAGATACCAAACAAAAGGCCAAGGATTCAGTTCCAAGTCTCTTGTCTACAATGGCAACAGAACAATAGCA ACCCCCCGGGTGTCTCAATATGCGGAGGATTTCTCCTCTCGCTCTGCAGTAGAAATGGGAACTCGGCACAGAATCAGCCACGGCACACCCGTGCCCGCTGTAGTCGGCCGTCCGTACATGTCACAAGACAACGCACATCCAGGTGGCTCTTACGCCAGTCAGATGCACACAATGGAGTCCAGAACAATGAATCGAACTGAACATGAAGCAGCATTAATGGGTGGGCATACACTGCAAAGACAACCATCTCCTGTAGGCACCTGGGTGCAATCCTATGTCCGGAGCTCCTCGCCTAAAACAGTGCACAGGCAAAGGAACCTAAGTGAGACCATGGCACAGGAAGGTTTAAGCAGAGGATGGGGAGAATCAGAGTTTGCTCATCAATATTCATATAAAGGCCCCTCCCACCGTACCATCAACCGCATAAATAACCGGCAGGTGCAGCAACAACCACAGAGATTGAGTGGCAACTCTATGCAATGGCATCAGATGTCCACAGGGGGCAGCACTATGATGGGTGCAGGGCAATACCAGGGTACCATAAAGAGAGCAGGGTCTGTGCATAGCATGAAGAGTGTTGGTCGGGGGGTGGATGTGTGTGACGCAATGGCAGATGGAATGACAGATACTCTTGGCGG AATCCATAACCTAGACATGACCACGGCAGTTAGCTATATCACTTCGACAGATGTTTCCATGCAGATGTTGGGAGCAGCTTATATACAGCATCAGTGTTACCACAGCAATGAAGCCAAAAACATG GTGCGCAATCTGAAGGGAATCCCTGCATTAGTTCAGCTGTTTAGCAGTGAGAACCAGGAAGTTCAGCGCTACGCCACAGGAGCTACACGTAACCTCATCTACGAAAGCATGAACAATAAGACCGTACTTATTGAATCCGGTGGAATTAGCAAATTAATTGGTGCTTTAAGAGAACCAGATGATGAACTACGCAAAAATATCACAG GTATCTTATGGAACTTATCTTCCAAAGACAGTCTGAAAGAAAGGCTGGCCAGAGAGAGTTTGTCTGAGCTTACGGAGCGTGTGCTGATTCCTCTGTCTGGAGGTGGAGATGCTGGAGTCATTCAGCAGAGCATGTCTGAGGCCGATATATTTTACAACACCACAGGCTGCCTCAG GAACCTGAGTTCAGTGAATGAAAGAACCAGACAGCAGATGCGAGAAACACGTGGGCTGGTCGACTCTTTGGTTGGATACATTCGCAACTCCTTAGAGGAAGGGAATACAGAGGACAAG GGTGTAGAGAACTGTGTATGTGTTCTGCGTAATCTGTCCTATCAGCTGTACACTGAGATCCCGGCCTCAGTTCAGATGCGTCTGGAAGGCCCCAACCGAGCACAGAACACACAGCACGGCGACCCCATAAGCTGCTTCACCCCACAAAGCAAGAAGGCAAAAGAT CAGATGAATCAAGATCTCTCCACCTTCTCTGAAGTTGCACGAGTCCCTAAAGGAGCAGAGTGGTTGTGGCATCCTCAGATAGTCGCTCTGTACAGCCGTATCCTGCATGTCTGCGAGACAAACACATGCACGCGCGAGGGTGCGGCAGGAGCTCTGCAGAACATCACAGCGGGGGAATCAAGG TGGGCCACTGTTTTGAGTCGTGTGGCGCTGGAACACGAGCGGATGTTGCCAGTGATTCTCGACCAGTTACGAAATCCCACAGACGCTGAGTTTCGATCTCTCACAGGTCTTCTAAGGAACCTCTCAAGACACTGCAAAAACAAGGCTGATATGG CTACCAAAGTGGTGAATATTCTGGTGAACAAACTCCCCAGTGATGGCCATCAGAAGGAACCTTCTAGCGATGTGGTGGTCAATATCTGTGGGATTCTCAATAATCTGGTTACAGAAACTTCTGTAGCTGCAAGAGATATCACTTGCTTTGATGGACTGCCCAAGCTGGTCAGCATTAAGACATCCCATGACAACAG tcctGGGAAGCTAAGGGCAGCCAGGGCTGCATCCACTCTTCTGTGCAACATGTTTCAGTACAGCAAGCTCCACAGAGACTACAAACAG AAAGGATTCACAAGAAGAGATTTCAAAGATACAGCCGTTTAA
- the pkp3b gene encoding plakophilin-3 isoform X1, translating into MSAVGGTEGLFMSALQPSTSVTTYAVPSDDQLAGDRLSKVKRVQQQVQQRMAEKATLSRQSTSHFTSTELNGSPTSRYQTKGQGFSSKSLVYNGNRTIATPRVSQYAEDFSSRSAVEMGTRHRISHGTPVPAVVGRPYMSQDNAHPGGSYASQMHTMESRTMNRTEHEAALMGGHTLQRQPSPVGTWVQSYVRSSSPKTVHRQRNLSETMAQEGLSRGWGESEFAHQYSYKGPSHRTINRINNRQVQQQPQRLSGNSMQWHQMSTGGSTMMGAGQYQGTIKRAGSVHSMKSVGRGVDVCDAMADGMTDTLGGIHNLDMTTAVSYITSTDVSMQMLGAAYIQHQCYHSNEAKNMVRNLKGIPALVQLFSSENQEVQRYATGATRNLIYESMNNKTVLIESGGISKLIGALREPDDELRKNITGILWNLSSKDSLKERLARESLSELTERVLIPLSGGGDAGVIQQSMSEADIFYNTTGCLRNLSSVNERTRQQMRETRGLVDSLVGYIRNSLEEGNTEDKGVENCVCVLRNLSYQLYTEIPASVQMRLEGPNRAQNTQHGDPISCFTPQSKKAKDQMNQDLSTFSEVARVPKGAEWLWHPQIVALYSRILHVCETNTCTREGAAGALQNITAGESRWATVLSRVALEHERMLPVILDQLRNPTDAEFRSLTGLLRNLSRHCKNKADMATKVVNILVNKLPSDGHQKEPSSDVVVNICGILNNLVTETSVAARDITCFDGLPKLVSIKTSHDNSPGKLRAARAASTLLCNMFQYSKLHRDYKQKGFTRRDFKDTAV; encoded by the exons ATGAGTGCTGTGGGGGGCACTGAGGGCCTGTTTATGTCCGCTTTACAGCCCAGCACATCGGTCACCACATATGCGGTCCCGTCCGATGACCAGCTGGCGGGGGACCGACTCTCCAAAGTGAAGCGGGTCCAGCAGCAGGTCCAGCAGCGCATGGCGGAGAAAGCAACGTTATCCCGACAGAGCACGTCTCACTTTACCTCAACAG AATTGAATGGCTCACCCACCTCAAGATACCAAACAAAAGGCCAAGGATTCAGTTCCAAGTCTCTTGTCTACAATGGCAACAGAACAATAGCA ACCCCCCGGGTGTCTCAATATGCGGAGGATTTCTCCTCTCGCTCTGCAGTAGAAATGGGAACTCGGCACAGAATCAGCCACGGCACACCCGTGCCCGCTGTAGTCGGCCGTCCGTACATGTCACAAGACAACGCACATCCAGGTGGCTCTTACGCCAGTCAGATGCACACAATGGAGTCCAGAACAATGAATCGAACTGAACATGAAGCAGCATTAATGGGTGGGCATACACTGCAAAGACAACCATCTCCTGTAGGCACCTGGGTGCAATCCTATGTCCGGAGCTCCTCGCCTAAAACAGTGCACAGGCAAAGGAACCTAAGTGAGACCATGGCACAGGAAGGTTTAAGCAGAGGATGGGGAGAATCAGAGTTTGCTCATCAATATTCATATAAAGGCCCCTCCCACCGTACCATCAACCGCATAAATAACCGGCAGGTGCAGCAACAACCACAGAGATTGAGTGGCAACTCTATGCAATGGCATCAGATGTCCACAGGGGGCAGCACTATGATGGGTGCAGGGCAATACCAGGGTACCATAAAGAGAGCAGGGTCTGTGCATAGCATGAAGAGTGTTGGTCGGGGGGTGGATGTGTGTGACGCAATGGCAGATGGAATGACAGATACTCTTGGCGG AATCCATAACCTAGACATGACCACGGCAGTTAGCTATATCACTTCGACAGATGTTTCCATGCAGATGTTGGGAGCAGCTTATATACAGCATCAGTGTTACCACAGCAATGAAGCCAAAAACATG GTGCGCAATCTGAAGGGAATCCCTGCATTAGTTCAGCTGTTTAGCAGTGAGAACCAGGAAGTTCAGCGCTACGCCACAGGAGCTACACGTAACCTCATCTACGAAAGCATGAACAATAAGACCGTACTTATTGAATCCGGTGGAATTAGCAAATTAATTGGTGCTTTAAGAGAACCAGATGATGAACTACGCAAAAATATCACAG GTATCTTATGGAACTTATCTTCCAAAGACAGTCTGAAAGAAAGGCTGGCCAGAGAGAGTTTGTCTGAGCTTACGGAGCGTGTGCTGATTCCTCTGTCTGGAGGTGGAGATGCTGGAGTCATTCAGCAGAGCATGTCTGAGGCCGATATATTTTACAACACCACAGGCTGCCTCAG GAACCTGAGTTCAGTGAATGAAAGAACCAGACAGCAGATGCGAGAAACACGTGGGCTGGTCGACTCTTTGGTTGGATACATTCGCAACTCCTTAGAGGAAGGGAATACAGAGGACAAG GGTGTAGAGAACTGTGTATGTGTTCTGCGTAATCTGTCCTATCAGCTGTACACTGAGATCCCGGCCTCAGTTCAGATGCGTCTGGAAGGCCCCAACCGAGCACAGAACACACAGCACGGCGACCCCATAAGCTGCTTCACCCCACAAAGCAAGAAGGCAAAAGAT CAGATGAATCAAGATCTCTCCACCTTCTCTGAAGTTGCACGAGTCCCTAAAGGAGCAGAGTGGTTGTGGCATCCTCAGATAGTCGCTCTGTACAGCCGTATCCTGCATGTCTGCGAGACAAACACATGCACGCGCGAGGGTGCGGCAGGAGCTCTGCAGAACATCACAGCGGGGGAATCAAGG TGGGCCACTGTTTTGAGTCGTGTGGCGCTGGAACACGAGCGGATGTTGCCAGTGATTCTCGACCAGTTACGAAATCCCACAGACGCTGAGTTTCGATCTCTCACAGGTCTTCTAAGGAACCTCTCAAGACACTGCAAAAACAAGGCTGATATGG CTACCAAAGTGGTGAATATTCTGGTGAACAAACTCCCCAGTGATGGCCATCAGAAGGAACCTTCTAGCGATGTGGTGGTCAATATCTGTGGGATTCTCAATAATCTGGTTACAGAAACTTCTGTAGCTGCAAGAGATATCACTTGCTTTGATGGACTGCCCAAGCTGGTCAGCATTAAGACATCCCATGACAACAG tcctGGGAAGCTAAGGGCAGCCAGGGCTGCATCCACTCTTCTGTGCAACATGTTTCAGTACAGCAAGCTCCACAGAGACTACAAACAG AAAGGATTCACAAGAAGAGATTTCAAAGATACAGCCGTTTAA
- the pkp3b gene encoding plakophilin-3 isoform X2 codes for MSAVGGTEGLFMSALQPSTSVTTYAVPSDDQLAGDRLSKVKRVQQQVQQRMAEKATLSRQSTSHFTSTELNGSPTSRYQTKGQGFSSKSLVYNGNRTIATPRVSQYAEDFSSRSAVEMGTRHRISHGTPVPAVVGRPYMSQDNAHPGGSYASQMHTMESRTMNRTEHEAALMGGHTLQRQPSPVGTWVQSYVRSSSPKTVHRQRNLSETMAQEGLSRGWGESEFAHQYSYKGPSHRTINRINNRQVQQQPQRLSGNSMQWHQMSTGGSTMMGAGQYQGTIKRAGSVHSMKSVGRGVDVCDAMADGMTDTLGGIHNLDMTTAVSYITSTDVSMQMLGAAYIQHQCYHSNEAKNMVRNLKGIPALVQLFSSENQEVQRYATGATRNLIYESMNNKTVLIESGGISKLIGALREPDDELRKNITGILWNLSSKDSLKERLARESLSELTERVLIPLSGGGDAGVIQQSMSEADIFYNTTGCLRNLSSVNERTRQQMRETRGLVDSLVGYIRNSLEEGNTEDKGVENCVCVLRNLSYQLYTEIPASVQMRLEGPNRAQNTQHGDPISCFTPQSKKAKDMNQDLSTFSEVARVPKGAEWLWHPQIVALYSRILHVCETNTCTREGAAGALQNITAGESRWATVLSRVALEHERMLPVILDQLRNPTDAEFRSLTGLLRNLSRHCKNKADMATKVVNILVNKLPSDGHQKEPSSDVVVNICGILNNLVTETSVAARDITCFDGLPKLVSIKTSHDNSPGKLRAARAASTLLCNMFQYSKLHRDYKQKGFTRRDFKDTAV; via the exons ATGAGTGCTGTGGGGGGCACTGAGGGCCTGTTTATGTCCGCTTTACAGCCCAGCACATCGGTCACCACATATGCGGTCCCGTCCGATGACCAGCTGGCGGGGGACCGACTCTCCAAAGTGAAGCGGGTCCAGCAGCAGGTCCAGCAGCGCATGGCGGAGAAAGCAACGTTATCCCGACAGAGCACGTCTCACTTTACCTCAACAG AATTGAATGGCTCACCCACCTCAAGATACCAAACAAAAGGCCAAGGATTCAGTTCCAAGTCTCTTGTCTACAATGGCAACAGAACAATAGCA ACCCCCCGGGTGTCTCAATATGCGGAGGATTTCTCCTCTCGCTCTGCAGTAGAAATGGGAACTCGGCACAGAATCAGCCACGGCACACCCGTGCCCGCTGTAGTCGGCCGTCCGTACATGTCACAAGACAACGCACATCCAGGTGGCTCTTACGCCAGTCAGATGCACACAATGGAGTCCAGAACAATGAATCGAACTGAACATGAAGCAGCATTAATGGGTGGGCATACACTGCAAAGACAACCATCTCCTGTAGGCACCTGGGTGCAATCCTATGTCCGGAGCTCCTCGCCTAAAACAGTGCACAGGCAAAGGAACCTAAGTGAGACCATGGCACAGGAAGGTTTAAGCAGAGGATGGGGAGAATCAGAGTTTGCTCATCAATATTCATATAAAGGCCCCTCCCACCGTACCATCAACCGCATAAATAACCGGCAGGTGCAGCAACAACCACAGAGATTGAGTGGCAACTCTATGCAATGGCATCAGATGTCCACAGGGGGCAGCACTATGATGGGTGCAGGGCAATACCAGGGTACCATAAAGAGAGCAGGGTCTGTGCATAGCATGAAGAGTGTTGGTCGGGGGGTGGATGTGTGTGACGCAATGGCAGATGGAATGACAGATACTCTTGGCGG AATCCATAACCTAGACATGACCACGGCAGTTAGCTATATCACTTCGACAGATGTTTCCATGCAGATGTTGGGAGCAGCTTATATACAGCATCAGTGTTACCACAGCAATGAAGCCAAAAACATG GTGCGCAATCTGAAGGGAATCCCTGCATTAGTTCAGCTGTTTAGCAGTGAGAACCAGGAAGTTCAGCGCTACGCCACAGGAGCTACACGTAACCTCATCTACGAAAGCATGAACAATAAGACCGTACTTATTGAATCCGGTGGAATTAGCAAATTAATTGGTGCTTTAAGAGAACCAGATGATGAACTACGCAAAAATATCACAG GTATCTTATGGAACTTATCTTCCAAAGACAGTCTGAAAGAAAGGCTGGCCAGAGAGAGTTTGTCTGAGCTTACGGAGCGTGTGCTGATTCCTCTGTCTGGAGGTGGAGATGCTGGAGTCATTCAGCAGAGCATGTCTGAGGCCGATATATTTTACAACACCACAGGCTGCCTCAG GAACCTGAGTTCAGTGAATGAAAGAACCAGACAGCAGATGCGAGAAACACGTGGGCTGGTCGACTCTTTGGTTGGATACATTCGCAACTCCTTAGAGGAAGGGAATACAGAGGACAAG GGTGTAGAGAACTGTGTATGTGTTCTGCGTAATCTGTCCTATCAGCTGTACACTGAGATCCCGGCCTCAGTTCAGATGCGTCTGGAAGGCCCCAACCGAGCACAGAACACACAGCACGGCGACCCCATAAGCTGCTTCACCCCACAAAGCAAGAAGGCAAAAGAT ATGAATCAAGATCTCTCCACCTTCTCTGAAGTTGCACGAGTCCCTAAAGGAGCAGAGTGGTTGTGGCATCCTCAGATAGTCGCTCTGTACAGCCGTATCCTGCATGTCTGCGAGACAAACACATGCACGCGCGAGGGTGCGGCAGGAGCTCTGCAGAACATCACAGCGGGGGAATCAAGG TGGGCCACTGTTTTGAGTCGTGTGGCGCTGGAACACGAGCGGATGTTGCCAGTGATTCTCGACCAGTTACGAAATCCCACAGACGCTGAGTTTCGATCTCTCACAGGTCTTCTAAGGAACCTCTCAAGACACTGCAAAAACAAGGCTGATATGG CTACCAAAGTGGTGAATATTCTGGTGAACAAACTCCCCAGTGATGGCCATCAGAAGGAACCTTCTAGCGATGTGGTGGTCAATATCTGTGGGATTCTCAATAATCTGGTTACAGAAACTTCTGTAGCTGCAAGAGATATCACTTGCTTTGATGGACTGCCCAAGCTGGTCAGCATTAAGACATCCCATGACAACAG tcctGGGAAGCTAAGGGCAGCCAGGGCTGCATCCACTCTTCTGTGCAACATGTTTCAGTACAGCAAGCTCCACAGAGACTACAAACAG AAAGGATTCACAAGAAGAGATTTCAAAGATACAGCCGTTTAA